The Streptomyces phaeolivaceus genome has a window encoding:
- a CDS encoding aldo/keto reductase, producing METNTHTSAHPYTRHLGRSGIQVSALGFGCWAIGGEWQAPDGQPLGWGKVDDEESVRAVHRALDLGVTFFDTADAYGTGHSERVLGRALGKRRADVVVATKWGNVFDEPTRTLTGQDDTPAHARRALTASLDRLGTDHVDLYQLHLSDADPERAAELREACEEFVREGLIRAYAWSTDDPDRAAVFAEGPHCAAVQHRLNILQDAPELLALCEESNLASINRSPLAMGLLTGKHTAGRALESGDIRSTPPAWLPGFTADSGADPEWLGRVEALREILTSGGRTLAQGALGWIWARSPRTVPIPGFRSVAQAEENAGALAKGPLTADQVAEIDRILGR from the coding sequence ATGGAGACGAACACGCACACGTCCGCGCACCCGTACACCAGGCACCTCGGCCGCAGCGGTATCCAGGTCAGCGCCCTCGGCTTCGGCTGCTGGGCCATCGGCGGTGAGTGGCAGGCCCCCGACGGGCAGCCGCTCGGCTGGGGCAAGGTGGACGACGAGGAGTCCGTACGGGCGGTCCACCGCGCCCTCGACCTCGGCGTCACCTTCTTCGACACGGCCGACGCGTACGGCACCGGGCACAGCGAGCGGGTGCTCGGCCGCGCCCTCGGCAAGCGCCGCGCGGACGTCGTCGTGGCCACCAAGTGGGGCAACGTCTTCGACGAGCCGACCCGCACCCTCACCGGCCAGGACGACACCCCGGCCCACGCCCGCCGCGCCCTCACCGCCTCCCTGGACCGCCTCGGCACCGACCACGTCGACCTGTACCAGCTCCACCTCTCCGACGCCGACCCCGAGCGCGCCGCCGAACTCCGCGAGGCCTGCGAGGAGTTCGTACGGGAGGGCCTGATCCGGGCGTACGCGTGGAGCACCGACGACCCGGACCGCGCCGCCGTGTTCGCCGAGGGACCGCACTGCGCGGCCGTGCAGCACCGGCTGAACATCCTCCAGGACGCGCCCGAACTCCTGGCACTCTGCGAGGAGTCGAACCTCGCGAGCATCAACCGCAGTCCTCTCGCCATGGGGTTGCTCACCGGCAAGCACACCGCCGGGCGCGCCCTGGAGTCCGGCGACATCCGCAGCACCCCGCCCGCCTGGCTGCCCGGTTTCACCGCCGACTCCGGCGCCGACCCGGAGTGGCTCGGCCGGGTCGAGGCGCTGCGGGAGATCCTCACCAGCGGCGGCCGTACGCTCGCACAGGGCGCCCTCGGCTGGATCTGGGCCCGCAGCCCGCGGACCGTGCCCATCCCCGGCTTCCGCTCGGTCGCCCAGGCCGAGGAGAACGCGGGCGCCCTCGCGAAAGGGCCGCTCACCGCGGACCAGGTGGCCGAGATCGACCGGATCCTGGGGCGGTGA
- a CDS encoding MMPL family transporter has translation MATFLHRLGRLAFRKRWYVLLIWAAVLGAVGVGALKAPGASDEEFSMPGIESQKAFDLLEQRFPGVTADGATARVVFVAPGGEKVTATENKKAIEETVAELADGSQVASAVDPFQAKAVSQDGTTAYATVTYKVTANDLTDAGRAHLEEVLHAAQDSGLTVEAGGTAMAEQGGAGGMAEVIGVAIAAVVLLVTFGSLAAAGLPLLTALVGVAFSMATILALSDAFGLSTTTGTLAMMLGLAVGIDYALFVVSRYREERAKGRSPEEATALATGTAGSAVVFAGLTVVIALAGLSVVGIPMLTKMGLAAAGAVVVAVLIALTLVPALLGFWPNAVLTRKARKARKARKARKARKSGRIEESGADNGGTRWSRFVLRRPIPVLVLGVIGLGALAVPMTDLQLGMPGDEAKPTSTTERRAYDALAEGFGPGFNGPLTIVVDAKGADDAKSAADTIAREIGGTKGIVSVSPARFNEAGDTAVFSAAPSTAPTDEKTKDLVTVIRDERPGIESETGATFEVTGTTALNIDISDKVRSALVPYLLVVVGLAVILLLVVFRSLLVPLKAALGFLLSVLASLGVVVLVFQQGHGAEILGVEQTGPIMSLMPIFLVGIVFGLAMDYEVFLVSRMREAYVHGDRADEAITSGFRHSARVVVAAALIMIAVFAGFIGESDSMIKMIGFGLASAVLFDAFVVRMAIVPAVLALLGDKAWWLPKWLDRALPHVDVEGEALTRRADETPAAPADTAELEVTRT, from the coding sequence ATGGCAACCTTCCTGCATCGGCTGGGCCGGCTGGCCTTCCGCAAACGCTGGTACGTCCTCCTGATATGGGCGGCGGTCCTGGGCGCCGTCGGTGTCGGCGCCCTCAAGGCCCCCGGAGCCTCCGACGAGGAGTTCTCCATGCCGGGCATCGAGTCCCAGAAGGCGTTCGACCTGCTGGAGCAGCGCTTCCCCGGTGTCACGGCGGACGGCGCCACCGCCCGGGTCGTGTTCGTCGCGCCGGGCGGTGAGAAGGTGACCGCCACCGAGAACAAGAAGGCGATCGAGGAGACGGTGGCCGAGCTGGCCGACGGCTCGCAGGTGGCGAGCGCCGTCGACCCGTTCCAGGCGAAGGCGGTGAGCCAGGACGGCACCACGGCGTACGCGACCGTCACCTACAAGGTCACCGCGAACGACCTCACCGACGCCGGCAGGGCCCACCTGGAGGAGGTGCTGCATGCGGCCCAGGACTCCGGGCTGACCGTGGAGGCCGGCGGCACCGCGATGGCCGAGCAGGGCGGTGCGGGCGGGATGGCCGAGGTGATCGGTGTCGCCATCGCCGCCGTCGTACTCCTCGTCACCTTCGGCTCGCTGGCCGCGGCCGGGCTGCCGCTGCTGACCGCGCTGGTCGGCGTCGCCTTCAGCATGGCCACCATCCTCGCCCTGTCCGACGCCTTCGGTCTGTCCACCACCACCGGCACCCTGGCGATGATGCTGGGCCTCGCGGTCGGCATCGACTACGCCCTGTTCGTCGTCTCCCGCTACCGGGAGGAGCGCGCCAAGGGCCGTTCGCCCGAGGAGGCCACCGCCCTCGCGACGGGGACGGCCGGCTCGGCGGTCGTGTTCGCCGGGCTCACCGTGGTCATCGCGCTGGCCGGGCTGTCGGTGGTCGGGATCCCGATGCTGACGAAGATGGGGCTGGCCGCGGCCGGCGCGGTCGTCGTCGCCGTACTGATCGCCCTGACGCTGGTCCCGGCCCTCCTCGGTTTCTGGCCGAACGCCGTGCTGACCCGCAAGGCCCGCAAGGCCCGCAAGGCCCGCAAGGCCCGCAAGGCCCGCAAGAGCGGCCGTATCGAGGAGAGCGGCGCGGACAACGGGGGCACCCGCTGGTCCCGGTTCGTGCTGCGCCGCCCGATACCCGTCCTGGTCCTCGGTGTCATCGGTCTGGGCGCGCTCGCGGTGCCGATGACCGATCTGCAGCTGGGCATGCCCGGTGACGAGGCGAAGCCGACGTCGACCACCGAGCGGCGGGCCTACGACGCGCTCGCGGAAGGCTTCGGGCCCGGGTTCAACGGGCCGCTGACGATCGTGGTGGACGCCAAGGGCGCCGACGACGCCAAGAGCGCGGCCGACACGATCGCGAGGGAGATCGGCGGCACGAAGGGGATCGTGTCCGTCTCCCCGGCCCGCTTCAACGAGGCCGGTGACACCGCCGTCTTCTCGGCGGCGCCCTCGACCGCGCCGACCGACGAGAAGACCAAGGACCTGGTGACCGTCATCCGGGACGAGCGTCCCGGCATCGAGTCGGAGACCGGGGCGACCTTCGAGGTCACCGGCACCACCGCGCTGAACATCGACATCTCCGACAAGGTGCGGTCCGCGCTGGTCCCGTATCTGCTGGTGGTGGTCGGTCTGGCCGTCATCCTGCTGCTGGTGGTCTTCCGGTCCCTCCTCGTCCCGCTGAAGGCGGCCCTCGGCTTCCTGCTGTCGGTGCTCGCGTCGCTCGGTGTGGTCGTGCTGGTCTTCCAGCAGGGCCATGGCGCGGAGATCCTGGGCGTGGAGCAGACCGGCCCGATCATGAGCCTGATGCCGATCTTCCTGGTGGGCATCGTGTTCGGCCTGGCCATGGACTACGAGGTGTTCCTGGTCTCCCGGATGCGGGAGGCGTACGTCCACGGCGACCGGGCCGACGAGGCGATCACCAGCGGCTTCCGGCACAGCGCCCGGGTGGTCGTGGCCGCCGCCCTCATCATGATCGCGGTGTTCGCCGGGTTCATCGGCGAGAGCGACTCCATGATCAAGATGATCGGGTTCGGGCTGGCCTCGGCGGTCCTGTTCGACGCGTTCGTGGTCCGGATGGCGATCGTGCCCGCCGTGCTCGCGCTCCTCGGCGACAAGGCGTGGTGGCTGCCGAAGTGGCTGGACCGGGCGCTGCCGCACGTGGACGTGGAGGGCGAGGCGCTCACCCGCCGGGCCGACGAGACGCCGGCCGCCCCCGCCGACACGGCCGAGCTGGAAGTCACCCGCACCTGA
- a CDS encoding alkaline phosphatase D family protein has protein sequence MTHTAHGPTRTHSSHASELRAAARHFDRRRFLTVTGAAAALAFATNLPAAGAAAAATLDPSQITEDPFTLGVASGDPLSTSVLLWTRLAPAPYQADGGLPAERVAVRWELAQDERFRRVVRRGTATAHPEFHHTVHVEAGHLAPGRVYYYRFRTGTWISETGRTRTAPARGHLTGATGLSFAAVSCQRYDQGHYTAYKHLADEDIDVVFHLGDYLYEYAVNSVGGARNYTDRVLPDVFNHETVTLEDYRLRYALHKTDPDQRAAHAAHPFVVTWDDHETENNYAGDHPDGGEPSEEFLLRRAAAYRAYWENQPLRRPQRPDGPDMKLYRRFRWGRLAQFDILDTRQYRSNQAQGDGWQIPGPESADPARTMTGGTQERWLLDGWDRSDAVWNVVPQQVTFSQRRNAVGDVYRVAMDAWDGYTASRERLLAGADAAGIENLMVLTGDVHVGYAFDIKRDFDDRSSRTVGTELVATSISSGGNGSDRPANWDTYMTANPHMRFYNGRRGYLTVALDREAARADFKAVPYVTTTGAGISTVASFAVEAGAPGLTPA, from the coding sequence ATGACGCACACCGCCCACGGGCCGACGCGGACCCACTCGTCCCACGCATCCGAACTCCGTGCCGCCGCCCGGCACTTCGATCGCCGCCGCTTCCTCACCGTCACGGGAGCCGCCGCCGCGCTCGCCTTCGCCACCAACCTCCCCGCGGCCGGTGCCGCTGCCGCCGCCACGCTCGACCCGAGCCAGATCACCGAGGACCCCTTCACCCTCGGCGTGGCCTCCGGCGACCCGCTGTCCACCTCCGTGCTCCTGTGGACCCGGCTCGCCCCGGCCCCGTACCAGGCCGACGGCGGACTGCCCGCCGAACGGGTCGCCGTCCGCTGGGAGTTGGCCCAGGACGAGAGATTCCGACGCGTCGTCAGACGCGGCACCGCCACCGCCCACCCCGAGTTCCACCACACGGTCCATGTCGAGGCCGGCCACCTCGCCCCCGGACGCGTCTACTACTACCGCTTCCGCACCGGCACCTGGATCAGCGAGACCGGCCGCACCCGCACGGCCCCCGCTCGCGGCCACCTGACCGGCGCCACCGGCCTCTCCTTCGCCGCCGTCTCCTGCCAGCGGTACGACCAGGGCCACTACACCGCCTACAAGCACCTCGCGGACGAGGACATCGATGTCGTCTTCCACCTCGGGGACTACCTCTACGAGTACGCCGTGAACTCCGTCGGCGGCGCCCGCAACTACACCGACCGCGTCCTGCCCGACGTCTTCAACCACGAGACCGTCACCCTGGAGGACTACCGACTGCGCTACGCCCTCCACAAGACCGACCCCGACCAGCGGGCCGCCCACGCCGCGCACCCCTTCGTCGTCACCTGGGACGACCACGAGACCGAGAACAACTACGCCGGTGACCACCCCGACGGCGGCGAGCCCTCCGAGGAGTTCCTGCTGCGCCGCGCCGCCGCCTACCGCGCGTACTGGGAGAACCAGCCGCTGCGCCGTCCGCAGCGCCCCGACGGGCCCGACATGAAGCTCTACCGCCGCTTCCGGTGGGGCCGCCTCGCCCAGTTCGACATACTCGACACCCGCCAGTACCGCTCCAACCAGGCACAGGGCGACGGCTGGCAGATCCCGGGACCGGAGTCCGCCGACCCCGCCCGCACGATGACCGGTGGCACACAGGAACGCTGGCTCCTGGACGGGTGGGACCGGTCCGACGCGGTCTGGAACGTCGTCCCCCAGCAGGTCACCTTCTCCCAGCGCCGCAACGCCGTCGGCGACGTCTACCGGGTGGCGATGGACGCCTGGGACGGCTACACCGCCTCCCGCGAACGCCTCCTCGCGGGCGCGGACGCCGCCGGTATCGAGAACCTGATGGTCCTCACCGGCGACGTCCACGTCGGCTACGCCTTCGACATCAAACGCGACTTCGACGACCGCTCGTCCCGCACCGTCGGCACCGAACTCGTCGCCACGTCCATCTCCAGCGGCGGCAACGGCTCGGACAGGCCCGCCAACTGGGACACCTACATGACCGCCAACCCCCATATGCGCTTCTACAACGGCCGCCGGGGGTACCTCACCGTCGCCCTCGACCGCGAGGCGGCCCGCGCCGACTTCAAGGCCGTGCCGTACGTGACGACCACCGGGGCCGGCATCTCCACGGTGGCGTCCTTCGCGGTCGAGGCGGGCGCGCCGGGGCTCACACCGGCGTGA
- a CDS encoding ABC transporter ATP-binding protein translates to MYKLTGVTKRYKRGKETIEALRGIDLVIEDGDQLVVQGPTGGGKSTLLQMIGGLDRPSEGSVELDGVDLASISEAKLTRVRAEKVGIIFQAFNLIPTLTAQENVETALVPLGVKAKERRERAAEALRSVGLGERLTHAPSELSGGQQQRVAIARALVKRPKVLLADEPTGNLDEGTRDEIMALLEGLWREQGLTFILVTHDSSIARRAPRLATIKAGQLTLTEQEQEQYAS, encoded by the coding sequence ATGTACAAGCTCACCGGCGTCACCAAGCGCTACAAGCGGGGCAAGGAGACCATCGAGGCGCTGCGCGGCATCGACCTCGTCATCGAGGACGGCGACCAGCTCGTCGTCCAGGGCCCCACGGGTGGCGGCAAGTCCACCCTGCTGCAGATGATCGGCGGCCTCGACCGCCCCTCCGAGGGCAGTGTCGAACTGGACGGCGTGGACCTCGCCTCCATCAGCGAGGCCAAGCTGACCCGGGTGCGGGCCGAGAAGGTCGGCATCATCTTCCAGGCGTTCAACCTCATCCCGACGCTCACCGCACAGGAGAACGTGGAGACCGCGCTCGTCCCGCTCGGTGTGAAGGCGAAGGAGCGGCGCGAGCGGGCCGCCGAGGCACTGCGTTCGGTGGGCCTCGGCGAACGTCTCACCCACGCCCCGTCCGAGCTGTCCGGCGGTCAGCAGCAGCGCGTCGCCATCGCCCGCGCCCTCGTCAAGCGACCGAAGGTGCTGCTCGCCGACGAGCCCACCGGCAACCTCGACGAGGGCACCCGCGACGAGATCATGGCCCTGCTGGAGGGGCTGTGGCGCGAGCAGGGCCTCACCTTCATCCTGGTCACCCACGACTCCTCGATCGCCCGCCGCGCGCCCCGGCTCGCCACCATCAAGGCGGGACAGCTGACGCTCACCGAGCAGGAGCAGGAGCAGTACGCGAGCTGA
- a CDS encoding ABC transporter permease, whose product MFGIYLKRELSRRKKAALVIAMGLALGIALVITVNSVSAGMRQAQDKVLQSLYGLGTDMTVTKAREAPSGDDEEQGGPRFEFDATADGDDGEEQSSDRVMTQGGQTLKSSLVAEVAEQDGVAQAVGALSLNVTKVDGSFTQGEARTDDTSSSSQQQGQGGPGGGTNQGGGSSRPRVEGGGASFGVNSYSVAGVDVTDQDLGPLATSKITKGRTFTAAQTDAKVAVLSKSYAKENEYTVGEKITISGTKYKIIGIATPDSSESTTDVYLPLKQAQTLGDAKNTVTTIYVKAIDSQRIDAVKATIQKNISGTTVTTSADLAETVSGSLTTASDLATSVGKWLSIAVLAAAFLVAALLTSSAVSRRVREFGTLKALGWPSRKVTRQVVGESMVNGLLGGALGIGLGLAAAYTVTAISPTLKAELGNTGGMGGGGMGGGPGGGGGAPGQQTSDALEIALSAPVSLSTIALAAGLAIAGGLIAGAMGGWRASRMRPADALRSVS is encoded by the coding sequence ATGTTTGGCATCTATCTCAAGCGTGAGCTGAGCCGGCGCAAGAAGGCGGCTCTGGTCATCGCCATGGGTCTGGCGCTCGGAATCGCGCTGGTCATCACCGTCAACTCGGTCTCGGCGGGGATGCGGCAGGCGCAGGACAAGGTCCTCCAGTCGCTCTACGGTCTCGGCACCGACATGACGGTCACCAAGGCCAGAGAGGCACCCTCCGGGGACGACGAGGAGCAGGGCGGGCCCAGATTCGAGTTCGACGCCACCGCCGACGGCGACGACGGCGAGGAGCAGAGTTCGGACCGGGTCATGACGCAGGGCGGACAGACCCTGAAGTCCTCGCTCGTCGCCGAGGTGGCCGAGCAGGACGGCGTCGCCCAGGCCGTGGGCGCCCTCAGCCTCAACGTCACCAAGGTCGACGGCTCCTTCACCCAGGGCGAGGCCCGCACCGACGACACCTCCTCCTCCTCGCAGCAGCAGGGCCAGGGCGGCCCCGGCGGCGGCACGAACCAGGGCGGCGGCTCCAGCCGGCCCCGTGTCGAGGGCGGCGGCGCCTCCTTCGGCGTCAACAGCTACTCCGTCGCCGGTGTCGACGTCACCGACCAGGACCTCGGCCCGCTCGCCACCTCGAAGATCACCAAGGGCAGGACGTTCACGGCCGCGCAGACCGACGCGAAGGTCGCGGTGCTCAGCAAGTCGTACGCCAAGGAGAACGAGTACACGGTCGGGGAGAAGATCACGATCTCCGGCACCAAGTACAAGATCATCGGGATCGCGACGCCCGACAGCAGCGAGTCCACCACCGACGTCTATCTGCCGCTGAAGCAGGCGCAGACGCTCGGCGACGCCAAGAACACCGTCACCACGATCTACGTCAAGGCCATCGACTCGCAGCGGATCGACGCGGTCAAGGCGACCATCCAGAAGAACATCTCGGGGACCACGGTCACCACCTCCGCCGATCTCGCCGAGACCGTCTCCGGCTCGCTGACCACCGCCTCCGACCTCGCGACCAGCGTCGGCAAGTGGCTCTCCATCGCCGTGCTCGCCGCCGCGTTCCTGGTGGCCGCGCTGCTCACCTCCTCCGCCGTGTCCCGCCGGGTGCGCGAGTTCGGCACGCTGAAGGCGCTCGGCTGGCCCAGCCGCAAGGTCACCCGGCAGGTCGTCGGCGAGTCCATGGTGAACGGACTGCTCGGCGGCGCCCTCGGCATCGGCCTCGGCCTCGCCGCCGCCTACACGGTGACCGCGATCAGCCCGACCCTCAAGGCGGAGCTGGGCAACACCGGCGGCATGGGCGGTGGCGGCATGGGCGGCGGCCCCGGCGGGGGCGGCGGCGCTCCCGGCCAGCAGACCTCCGACGCCCTGGAGATCGCGCTCTCCGCACCCGTCTCCCTGTCCACCATCGCCCTCGCGGCGGGCCTCGCCATCGCCGGCGGACTGATCGCCGGGGCCATGGGCGGCTGGCGCGCCTCCCGGATGCGGCCCGCGGACGCCCTGCGCAGCGTGTCGTAG
- a CDS encoding sigma-70 family RNA polymerase sigma factor family protein has translation MTIAPAKLSDPAVRAFVAAVNAHDETAFFALLTDDATMSDDGSDRDLADWTDREIFSSHGHMEVQRESAGGRALVANYRNDTWGEMRTAWRFTVSEDGRISRFETGQA, from the coding sequence ATGACGATCGCACCCGCCAAACTCAGCGACCCGGCCGTCCGGGCCTTCGTCGCCGCGGTGAACGCCCACGACGAGACCGCGTTCTTCGCGCTCCTCACGGACGACGCGACCATGTCGGACGACGGCTCCGACCGTGACCTCGCCGACTGGACCGACCGGGAGATTTTCTCCTCCCACGGACATATGGAGGTCCAGCGCGAATCCGCCGGCGGCCGGGCCCTGGTCGCCAACTACCGCAACGACACCTGGGGCGAGATGCGCACCGCGTGGCGCTTCACTGTGTCGGAGGACGGCAGGATCAGCCGGTTCGAGACGGGTCAGGCGTAA
- a CDS encoding SDR family oxidoreductase, with protein MNAMRTKIAIVTGAGSGIGRAVAVELLRTGWSVALAGRREDRLAGTAAEAGARLPGGGSPEALCVRTDVSRPGDVDALLAAVRDRFGRLDLLFNNAGTFGPGGVPVEELDYAAWRHVVDTNLNGAFLCAQAAYRQMKDQDPRGGRIINNGSISAHTPRPHSVAYTATKHALTGLTKSLSLDGRPYGIAVGQIDIGNAATDMTERMAKGVPQANGQLLPEPVMDVTDVARTVRHMAELPLEANVQFATVMATTMPYVGRG; from the coding sequence ATGAACGCTATGCGAACCAAGATCGCGATCGTGACAGGCGCGGGCTCCGGCATCGGCCGTGCCGTGGCCGTGGAACTGCTGCGCACCGGCTGGTCGGTGGCGCTGGCCGGCCGCCGCGAGGACCGGCTCGCCGGGACGGCGGCGGAGGCGGGCGCCCGCCTCCCTGGGGGCGGGTCCCCGGAAGCCCTGTGCGTCCGTACGGACGTCTCCCGGCCCGGTGACGTGGACGCGCTCCTCGCCGCCGTGCGCGACCGGTTCGGGCGGCTGGACCTGCTGTTCAACAACGCGGGCACGTTCGGGCCGGGCGGGGTGCCGGTGGAGGAGCTGGACTACGCGGCCTGGCGGCACGTGGTGGACACCAACCTCAACGGAGCGTTCCTGTGCGCGCAGGCGGCGTACCGCCAGATGAAGGACCAGGACCCGCGGGGCGGCCGGATCATCAACAACGGCTCCATCTCCGCGCACACCCCCCGCCCGCACTCCGTCGCCTACACCGCGACCAAGCACGCCCTGACCGGTCTCACCAAGTCCCTCTCCCTGGACGGCCGCCCGTACGGCATCGCCGTCGGCCAGATCGACATCGGCAACGCGGCGACGGACATGACGGAACGCATGGCGAAGGGCGTCCCCCAGGCCAACGGCCAACTCCTGCCCGAGCCGGTGATGGACGTGACGGACGTCGCCCGGACCGTCCGTCACATGGCGGAACTGCCACTGGAGGCGAACGTGCAGTTCGCGACGGTGATGGCGACGACGATGCCGTACGTGGGGCGGGGCTGA
- a CDS encoding Gfo/Idh/MocA family protein, with product MRWGILATGGIAAAFTADLVDLPDAEVVAVASRSEASAKTFAERFGIPRAYGDWRALAEDTDVDVVYVATPHAAHRVAAGMCLEAGRNVLCEKAFTLNVREAEELVALARDRGRFLMEAMWMYCNPLVRRLTELVRDGAIGEVRTVQADFGLAGPFPPSHRLRDPAQGGGALLDLGVYPVSFAQLLLGEPSDVTGRAVLSEEGVDLQTGALLSWESGAIASLHCSIVGGTGTSASVTGSEGRIDIPSGFFFPEEFVLHRDGRDPRVFTADPADGPRNSLRHEAAEVMRALRVGETESPLVPLDGTLAVMRTLDAVRDRIGVRYPGEEHRLGEEPAITPV from the coding sequence GTGCGGTGGGGGATCCTGGCGACCGGAGGGATCGCCGCGGCCTTCACGGCCGACCTCGTCGACCTGCCGGACGCCGAGGTCGTGGCGGTGGCGTCGCGCAGCGAGGCCTCGGCGAAGACCTTCGCGGAACGGTTCGGGATACCGAGGGCGTACGGCGACTGGCGGGCGCTCGCCGAGGACACGGACGTGGACGTGGTGTACGTCGCCACTCCGCACGCGGCGCACCGGGTGGCCGCCGGGATGTGTCTGGAGGCGGGGCGGAACGTGCTGTGCGAGAAGGCGTTCACGCTGAACGTACGGGAGGCGGAGGAGCTGGTCGCCCTGGCCCGGGACCGCGGGCGGTTCCTGATGGAGGCCATGTGGATGTACTGCAATCCGCTGGTGCGGCGGCTGACGGAGCTGGTGCGGGACGGCGCGATCGGTGAGGTGCGCACCGTGCAGGCCGACTTCGGGCTCGCGGGGCCCTTCCCGCCCTCGCACCGGCTGCGGGATCCGGCGCAGGGCGGGGGCGCGCTGCTCGACCTCGGGGTGTACCCGGTGTCGTTCGCGCAGCTGCTGCTCGGGGAGCCGTCGGACGTCACGGGCCGGGCGGTGCTCTCGGAGGAGGGTGTCGACCTCCAGACCGGCGCGCTGCTGTCCTGGGAGAGCGGTGCCATCGCCTCGCTGCACTGTTCCATCGTGGGCGGCACGGGCACGTCGGCCTCGGTGACCGGTTCCGAGGGCCGTATCGACATCCCGTCCGGGTTCTTCTTCCCGGAGGAGTTCGTCCTGCACCGCGACGGCCGCGACCCGCGGGTCTTCACCGCGGATCCGGCCGACGGGCCCCGCAACAGCCTCCGTCACGAGGCCGCCGAGGTGATGCGCGCCCTGCGCGTCGGTGAGACGGAGTCCCCGCTCGTCCCCCTCGACGGCACCCTCGCCGTGATGCGCACCTTGGACGCGGTCCGGGACCGTATCGGGGTGCGCTACCCCGGCGAGGAGCACCGCCTCGGTGAGGAGCCGGCGATCACGCCGGTGTGA
- a CDS encoding DoxX family membrane protein — MTSFDRRDLGLLLLRLGTGGVLAAHGTQKLFGWFGGHGIEGTGQFMESVGYAPGRASATAAGMAELGGGTLLALGLATPAAGAAAAGAMGGATAIHAPNGFFNAEGGYEYAATLGLAAAGLAVTGPGRLSLDHAFRHVVDRGWMVPVALAGTAAVTAVVVGMRNQRVRKAKEGEQEALFEE, encoded by the coding sequence ATGACCTCGTTCGACCGACGTGATCTGGGGCTGTTGCTGCTGCGGCTGGGCACGGGCGGTGTGCTCGCCGCGCACGGGACGCAGAAGCTGTTCGGCTGGTTCGGCGGGCACGGCATCGAGGGGACCGGCCAGTTCATGGAGTCCGTCGGCTACGCGCCGGGCAGAGCGAGCGCCACCGCGGCCGGGATGGCCGAGCTGGGCGGCGGCACCCTCCTCGCGCTGGGCCTCGCGACACCCGCGGCCGGTGCCGCCGCGGCGGGCGCGATGGGCGGCGCGACCGCGATCCACGCGCCCAACGGCTTCTTCAACGCCGAGGGCGGCTACGAGTACGCCGCGACCCTGGGCCTGGCCGCGGCGGGCCTCGCCGTCACCGGGCCCGGCCGGCTCTCCCTCGACCACGCGTTCCGCCATGTCGTCGACCGGGGCTGGATGGTCCCGGTGGCGCTCGCCGGTACGGCCGCCGTCACCGCGGTGGTCGTGGGCATGCGCAACCAGCGGGTGCGGAAGGCCAAGGAGGGCGAGCAGGAGGCGTTGTTCGAGGAGTGA
- a CDS encoding MazG-like family protein, producing the protein MSEHPRHPHAPDDLWQSVARLHDWLEAGQPHGGQEALLLRMLKLQEEVGEVAQAVIGVTGQNLRKGTTHTWEDVQSELCDVVVTALIALRALTPDAREVFTAHLAGVTARSLDSRHG; encoded by the coding sequence ATGAGCGAGCATCCCCGGCATCCCCACGCCCCCGACGACCTCTGGCAGTCCGTCGCCCGGCTGCACGACTGGCTGGAGGCCGGCCAGCCCCACGGCGGCCAGGAGGCGCTGCTGCTGCGGATGTTGAAGCTGCAGGAGGAGGTCGGCGAGGTCGCGCAGGCGGTCATCGGCGTCACCGGGCAGAACCTGCGCAAGGGCACCACCCACACCTGGGAGGACGTCCAGTCGGAGCTGTGCGACGTGGTCGTCACGGCCCTGATCGCGCTGCGCGCCCTCACCCCGGACGCCCGTGAGGTCTTCACCGCCCATCTGGCCGGGGTCACCGCGCGCTCGCTGGACTCCCGCCATGGCTGA